The Vicinamibacteria bacterium region CAAACCGACAGCGCGCGGGTCCGGCACAGCCGAAAGCTCGTGCTCGAGCTTCTCGCTTCCTCGGTGGATCTTTCGCTGGTGGGCGGGGAGATCGGCCGCTTCATGGAGCGCTACGAGGTCGACGCGGGGCGGTTCGGCGCCGAAGCGAAGACCGTCGCTCAGCCGGTGAAGATCCACGACGAGATGTACGTTCGCGATTACAGCCGCTGCATCCTCTGCTACAAGTGCGTCGAGGCGTGCGGCGAGGACGCTCAGAACACGTTCGCCATCTCGGTGGCGGGCCGTGGTTTCGGCGCAAGCATCTCGACGGAGCACGATACCCGGCTCGACCAATCCGCCTGCGTCTATTGCGGCAACTGTATCGGCGTATGCCCCACCGGCGCGCTCATGTTCAAGAGCGAGCATGACCTGAGGCAGGCGAATCAATGGGACGAGTCGAGGCAGACCGTCACCCGGACGGTTTGTCCTTACTGCGGCGTCGGCTGCAACCTCGAGCTCCGGGTGCAGGACAACAACATCGTGAGGGTCACGTCCCCGACCGACCACGACGTGACCCGGGGCCATCTCTGTATCAAAGGTCGTTTCGGCATCCAGTTCGTCCAGAACCGGTGAGTGCCGCTGTGCTATGCTCCGGCCCGTTATGCTCCGAGCCTTCTGGATCTGCGCTTTGGTGGCCAACCAAGCCCAGGACGCCTCTCAGAAAAAGAGCGAGGAAGAGAAGCCGACCCTCAGCTACGAGGAGGTCGTCGTCGTCACCGCGGCGGCGACGGAACAGCCGATCCTCGACGCGGTCGCGCTCGTAAGCGCGCTCACGGAAGAAGACGTCGTCCGCTCTCCGGCCCTCGTCATCGACGAGCAGCTCCGAAGAGTGCCGGGTTTCAATCTTTTCCGCCGGTCGTCCAGCTTGTATTCGCACCCCACGACCCAGGGTGTCTCGCTTCGGGGGATCGGGTCGAGCGGAGCCAGCCGGAGCCTCGTCCTCTGGAACGGCATCCCGTTCAACGATCCCTTCGGGAACTGGATCTATTTCAACCGGCTACCGACGCTTTCTCTGCGAACGGCGGAGGTGGCGCGGGGAGCGACGAGCCAGCTCTACGGGAGCTCGGCCCTTGGAGGAACGATTCAGCTCCTTCCCCGCACTCCCGCCGAGCGCACTTTCGATCTCCGCCTGCAGGCGGGCAACCTCGATACCTACGACCTCGACGTCTTCACGTCGGATCGCAGTGGAGACTGGGCCTGGCTCGCCTCGGGCCGTGTATTCGACACCGAAGGATACATTCAAGTCCGCGAGGAAGAACGTGGCCCGGTCGACATTCCCACCAACGCAGCGTTTCAGAGCTTCGTTGGCCGTCTCGAATATCGCGACTTCCACGCGGGCGTCAACCTGTTCAATGAGAAGCGGAGTAACGGCACCCCCATCCAGCAGAACGACTCCCAGATTTTTCTCGTCGAGACCGGCTACGACGCCGAACGGTGGAGCTTCAACTTCTACGGGCAGGGCCAGGAGCTCAACAGCGACTTCTCGCGCATCCTCCCCGATCGCTCACAGGAGTTCCAAACGGCGGAGCAGCACTTTCCCTCCACGGGATTCGGAGCCTCGTTCACCATGCGGAGCGTTACCGGGCTTCAGTACGGCATCGACTGGCGACGCGCGAGCTGGGACGTCAACCGCCAGAATTTCGTCGGAGCCTTCGCGCAATATCTATTCGCGCCGGACCCGCGGCTCGACGTTCTCCTCGGGGGCCGATTCGATCTGTGGGAGAACCGGACTACCCAGGGAACGTTCAATCCCCGTGCCGGGGTCGTGTACCGCGCTTCCAACTTCGCGACCGTTCGGGCGTCCGCTTACCGGGGCTTCCGGGCGCCCTCGCTCAACGAGCTCTACCGGCCGTTTCAGCTCGGGAACATCGTCACCGATGCCAACCCGGACCTCACCGAGGAGTACCTGTGGGGCTTCGAGGGAGGAGTCGACGTCCATCCGAGCCGCCTGCTTCTCCTGCGTTTCAACGCCTTCTACAATTCCCTGCAAGACC contains the following coding sequences:
- a CDS encoding TonB-dependent receptor, which codes for MLRAFWICALVANQAQDASQKKSEEEKPTLSYEEVVVVTAAATEQPILDAVALVSALTEEDVVRSPALVIDEQLRRVPGFNLFRRSSSLYSHPTTQGVSLRGIGSSGASRSLVLWNGIPFNDPFGNWIYFNRLPTLSLRTAEVARGATSQLYGSSALGGTIQLLPRTPAERTFDLRLQAGNLDTYDLDVFTSDRSGDWAWLASGRVFDTEGYIQVREEERGPVDIPTNAAFQSFVGRLEYRDFHAGVNLFNEKRSNGTPIQQNDSQIFLVETGYDAERWSFNFYGQGQELNSDFSRILPDRSQEFQTAEQHFPSTGFGASFTMRSVTGLQYGIDWRRASWDVNRQNFVGAFAQYLFAPDPRLDVLLGGRFDLWENRTTQGTFNPRAGVVYRASNFATVRASAYRGFRAPSLNELYRPFQLGNIVTDANPDLTEEYLWGFEGGVDVHPSRLLLLRFNAFYNSLQDPVANVTLGIANGQILRQRQNLGSATIQGLEAEVSYRVADPWQIRGAYLFSDAVVDETGLAIPQVPRHQATFGVFYDGPFQFTADVRVTGEAWDDDRNELLLPAYGVLDLSTRIPLSRRLDLYVAVENVTDTEYVVRLTPLENLGTPRLVHGGIEIRLFR
- a CDS encoding 2Fe-2S iron-sulfur cluster-binding protein; protein product: MNERRIELTIDGRPAAVPEGATLLDACHAEGIGTPTLCFLENLTPVNVCRVCVVELEGSRTLVPACPRKAESGMKVQTDSARVRHSRKLVLELLASSVDLSLVGGEIGRFMERYEVDAGRFGAEAKTVAQPVKIHDEMYVRDYSRCILCYKCVEACGEDAQNTFAISVAGRGFGASISTEHDTRLDQSACVYCGNCIGVCPTGALMFKSEHDLRQANQWDESRQTVTRTVCPYCGVGCNLELRVQDNNIVRVTSPTDHDVTRGHLCIKGRFGIQFVQNR